A genomic stretch from Arachis stenosperma cultivar V10309 chromosome 3, arast.V10309.gnm1.PFL2, whole genome shotgun sequence includes:
- the LOC130966294 gene encoding uncharacterized protein LOC130966294, producing the protein MGPFPPSHSNNYILVAVDYVSKWVEAVATNDAKVAYRIAYKTPIGMSPYQLVCAKAYHLQIELEHKAYWAIRYLNLDSEAAGIKRMLQLNELDEFRYSAYENAKLYKERTKLLHDKKIAIRVFESGQRVLLYNSKLKFFPGKLKSRWSGPFVVTRASPYGHVEIQ; encoded by the exons atgggacctttcccaccctCACATTCAAACAACTATATTCTAGTGGCGGTTGACTATGTgtccaagtgggtggaagctGTGGCTACCAATGATGCCAAGGTG GCATACCGGATAGCTTACAAGACTCCCATTGGCATGTCCCCTTATCAGTTGGTCTGTGCCAAAGCCTATCACTTGCAAATTGAGCTCGAGCATAAAGCTTACTGGGCAATCAGGTATCTGAATCTTGATTCAGAAGCTGCAGGAATTAAGCGAATGCTTCAGTTGAATGAGCTTGATGAATTCAGATATTCAGCCTATGAGAATGCCAAGCTCTATAAGGAGAGAACCAAGTTATTGCATGATAAAAAGATTGCCATCAGAGTCTTTGAGTCAGGACAAAGAGTGCTTCTGTAtaattcaaagctcaaattcTTTCCCGGGAAGCTGAAATCCCGGTGGTCAGGACCGTTTGTGGTTACTAGAGCTTCACCATATGGTCATGTGGAAATACAGTAA
- the LOC130966036 gene encoding probable 26S proteasome regulatory subunit p27, whose product MFCPYKIGAKAYKTKHIDTNSCGPSAVARMVATNVKAETMSLMDKRTAVEAEMNSIIARLTQPGAPGLSGNLVDSEGFPRTDIDIPVVRSERRRLAELRNDHNEITEKINQNIQILHAARVGNKSTSFKSSDNGDGSDTQISSTVDAVASTPPQNILLRHSPDSMDVDVLVSRPFAMVDEIADASPAAEDGLQLGDQILKFGSVEAGDNLLQRLSSEAQSNVDRTVPVIIIRQGTVINLTVTPRTWQGRGLMGCHFRIL is encoded by the exons ATGTTTTGTCCTTATAAAATAGGGGCCAAGGCCTATAAGACAAAGCATATTGACACCAATAGCTGTGGTCCATCGGCTGTTGCGAGGATGGTAGCGACGAACGTGAAGGCAGAAACAATGTCTCTGATGGACAAGCGCACTGCCGTCGAGGCCGAGATGAACTCAATCATCGCCCGCCTCACTCAACCCGGCGCTCCTGGTCTCTCCGGCAATCTCGTAGATTCTGAg ggttttcccCGTACGGATATTGACATTCCAGTTGTTCGATCTGAACGACGTCGTCTTGCAG AGCTGCGTAATGACCACAATGAGATAACTGAGAAGataaatcaaaatatacaaattttGCATGCAGCAAGGGTTGGAAATAAATCAACATCCTTCAAGAGTTCAG ATAATGGTGATGGATCAGATACTCAAATCTCATcaactgtagatgctgttgctTCAACACCGCCACAAAACATTCTTCTGAGACATTCCCCTGATTCCATGGATGTGGATGTGTTAGTCAGTAGACCCTTTGCGATGGTTGATGAAATTGCAGATGCATCACCGGCAGCTGAAGATGGCTTACAACTTGGAGACCAAATTTTGAAGTTTGGAAGTGTGGAAGCAGGTGATAATTTGCTCCAAAGACTTTCTTCTGAGGCTCAGTCAAATGTAGACCGCACAGTACCTGTTATTATAATAAGGCAAGGCACAGTGATCAATCTTACTGTCACACCAAGAACATGGCAAGGCAGAGGTCTTATGGG